A genomic stretch from Mya arenaria isolate MELC-2E11 chromosome 10, ASM2691426v1 includes:
- the LOC128205630 gene encoding uncharacterized protein LOC128205630 isoform X1, with translation MEGKIKGKIEFPEVIDVDEIDSDKSKDSPVKVCALKEVKGERGDSVKKGHKAYSDIGPCENKVKGDFSELKDANAAGKGEENDLEVDNGDVNRSLGKGAIIDRDNDADHLGGGVCFSDDNCDKAVKSSEIPGDGVTYVEVSSDDSVVIYDNIDKISKVDNSGKDSLSMVDVAKSYKLMKCSVVVEKLKLDSDPSKYTVYLNEGSQKRFVDTVRETFTGGNRRGTQNNDKNIKSTSKESNIKAKTDVKPDVDLNGVDDGDIGRHTVRLDMEPGTFVKAGKVDILVANDDDIVDEIKEHDLMYLEENSEIERNVNKDNGSNDYDYKGETAGSASGAKRRHEGIMSDEVFQRKRVKVVDDSDKDVVLMEDFQVCQKIYHISDKVKVFRLAIQKETVQSGAVDEEVENEKGQSDHEHVHGSDDKSETAGENTASDEEANSMVCDYSNESDVQIGASKSSSEDDAELKDGTVKVEVQKSESIGVSLRPRSKIKKKSDEEVDYFSETYDNYDSTKKASGKPVRTIDPKVIIQERQAMVDHHFSVSKHRKQIVARNLVSLLNSLKAKFAQNKHAVGIQFEPICVRMFCTVFDFAEFLKMWLDGNSSMDDNTANNLFDRLKVDLLKVLKDAEIQHKGTDDWEKFQVFITEEALLVLRVVLAVLEGIFNGFQLVKAKKHGAEVVKFVIHGQILSFVNWDDESKQLTDFVIEKLKFIQDWRDRQKRKTFEAYDMVAYKEQMRLIENNRKEKELNLHREREREKKKEKEQQHILLIPVENKTQENMTLVNVKHKKGMDPVLYENQKRIMENSKKRLNESKEELRFIEIKRKEVELGHHKDKDEQMRLIEMNRGRIELEMNQWNDIEDQIQGHEVSKGKWPSLQNYHEKQSTVTVMGSGIKTVEHKGSGIKTVEHNQHLDEQTKEQRSQTQEKVLQAIKKRVQKLNVIKDTKEGERKKRMYKRRTQPSLDGLGGTEHEDRQSSILQPQIVPFVAAVDETVDYVEIKQEQVNDTAEYEGNAMESVKRSGLEDIGMQSTVNTAQQAATVADIELGVLNSAETRLVIAQVQQTSDTTSAPEFKVMMYVRFSDPTNPQRAFRMVVPLPRDNRVMENQPSSELSAQMPGPTGIQSAQAPGIKVTMMVPGLNSAGNAQVPGNVMTTTIPVLTQVGRALDAASPVVTSLNQEIQVRTRLPYSIAQSSPQMRYVTQQSPVVQKASMLNPNVVFPLMVSPVPIKDAINTSIPPHTQMLSVASQHMQHAPMPAVQIPGSNVQTKPMSSSPAVPVIPAVNFNRYLDQSMKRVLAGDNDNSKFTMKMQENQSTIPPQKTFVVKKVPAAGTSTAADSNGDMYEKIHQFASADNEILENVNKEEIIARLRGLLHHDFVGFYNSDIIPGYVLRSLDNLPELSFSNREIYDLARHLLKDLKSRAEKEFTSVSSMGAFNNLIPEERNKALLKHKKKLEAEGEFLSALIRKVTGLNALKDLMLPIELHMLKSMKEKYLEDKCEKEEAGELQPKIVNTYSLAPLSKGMKNDNTFVENAVVTGDNMKDFVQIKLVSANTNLKSSGEISKKVMMYVCRVCSWVYADKPSFLCHFKERHMCEEKIAVPDIELFRQFITAFCGLCGIRDPYHFKIHYNDKETKSSVRSTCSCEPLMFYSTWQFRNHMQYHRYGEAGAPFKCNRCMQYFWFKSTFKMHLLITPLSCGRTMIKDHDENLESGSLKGEKQTGVELLRKQLKVWGRKKKKLEEMKQKIACAIAKRKNERSTGDNSLIGSE, from the coding sequence ATGGAAGGGAAAATCAAAGGGAAAATAGAGTTCCCTGAAGTTATTGATGTTGATGAGATAGATTCGGACAAGTCGAAAGATTCACCAGTAAAAGTGTGTGCACTTAAAGAGGTGAAAGGTGAAAGAGGAGATAGTGTAAAGAAAGGACATAAAGCTTATTCTGACATTGGACCTtgtgaaaataaagttaaaggTGATTTCAGTGAGCTAAAAGATGCAAATGCTGCAGGGAAAGGTGAAGAGAATGATTTGGAGGTTGATAATGGGGACGTTAATAGATCACTTGGTAAAGGAGCAATAATTGACAGGGATAATGATGCAGATCATTTGGGGGGAGGTGTGTGTTTCAGTGATGATAATTGTGATAAAGCTGTGAAATCCAGTGAGATACCTGGTGATGGAGTTACATATGTAGAGGTCAGTTCAGATGACAGTGTTGTCATATatgataacattgataaaataagtaAAGTGGACAATAGTGGAAAAGACAGTTTATCAATGGTTGATGTGGCTAAAAGTTACAAGTTGATGAAATGTTCAGTTGTTGTTGAAAAGCTGAAGTTGGACTCTGACCCTTCAAAATATACTGTATATTTGAATGAAGGCAGTCAGAAAAGGTTTGTGGATACAGTTAGGGAGACATTTACAGGTGGTAATAGAAGGGGTAcacaaaataatgacaaaaacattaaaagcaCCTCGAAAGAATCAAATATCAAAGCAAAAACTGATGTGAAACCTGATGTGGATCTTAatggtgttgatgatggtgatatTGGACGCCATACTGTTAGATTGGATATGGAACCAGGAACATTTGTAAAAGCTGGGAAAGTAGATATCCTTGTTGCTAATGATGATGACATTGTTGATGAAATCAAAGAACATGATTTGATGTACTTGGAAGAGAACAGTGAAATAGAAAGGAATGTGAACAAGGATAATGGTAGCAATGATTATGATTACAAAGGAGAAACTGCTGGAAGTGCTTCTGGTGCCAAAAGACGACATGAAGGAATTATGTCTGATGAGGTATTTCAAAGGAAAAGGGTTAAAGTGGTAGATGATTCAGACAAGGATGTAGTGTTGATGGAAGATTTTCaagtttgtcaaaaaatatatcatatatcagaTAAAGTGAAGGTATTCAGACTAGCGATTCAGAAGGAGACTGTGCAAAGTGGTGCAGTAGATGAGGaagttgaaaatgaaaaagGGCAGAGTGATCATGAACATGTACATGGCAGTGATGATAAATCAGAAACAGCAGGAGAAAACACTGCTTCTGATGAGGAGGCAAATTCAATGGTTTGTGATTATTCCAATGAAAGTGATGTTCAGATAGGTGCaagtaaaagtagttctgaagaTGACGCTGAACTAAAAGATGGAACTGTTAAAGTAGAAGTTCAAAAATCTGAATCAATTGGTGTATCCTTGAGACCAAgaagtaaaataaagaaaaaaagtgaTGAAGAGGTAGACTATTTCTCTGAGACATATGATAACTATGATAGTACAAAAAAAGCTTCAGGAAAGCCAGTAAGAACAATAGATCCAAAAGTGATCATTCAAGAGAGACAAGCTATGGTAGACCATCATTTTAGTGTTTCAAAACATAGGAAGCAAATTGTGGCAAGGAATCTTGTGTCGTTGCTGAATTCTTTAAAAGCAAAGTTTGCACAAAATAAGCATGCTGTGGGGATTCAATTTGAACCAATCTGTGTGCGAATGTTTTGCACAGTGTTTGATTTTGCAGAGTTTCTGAAGATGTGGCTGGATGGAAATAGCAGCATGGACGATAATACtgcaaataatttgtttgataGGCTCAAAGTCGACTTGCTGAAAGTATTAAAAGATGCAGAAATTCAACATAAAGGAACTGATGACTGGGAAAAGTTTCAGGTGTTCATCACAGAAGAGGCCCTGTTGGTATTGAGAGTTGTACTTGCAGTGCTTGAGGGGATATTTAATGGATTTCAGCTAGTGAAAGCAAAGAAACATGGTGCTGAAGTGGTCAAGTTTGTTATTCATGGACAAATATTAAGTTTTGTTAATTGGGATGATGAATCCAAGCAGCTGACTGATTTCGTCATTGAAAAGCTGAAGTTTATCCAGGATTGGAGAGATAGGCAAAAAAGGAAGACATTTGAAGCCTATGACATGGTTGCCTACAAAGAACAGATGAGATTGATAGAAAACAATagaaaagaaaaagagctgAATCTacacagagagagagagagagagaaaaagaaagagaaagaacaacaacatattCTATTGATACCTGTAGAAAATAAAACCCAAGAAAATATGACATTggtaaatgttaaacataaaaaagggATGGACCCGGTGTTGTACGAAAATCAAAAAAGAATAATGGAAAACTCTAAAAAGAGACTGAATGAGTCCAAAGAGGAACTgaggttcattgaaatcaaaagAAAAGAGGTAGAGCTAGGTCATCATAAAGATAAAGATGAACAAATGCGATTGATAGAAATGAATAGAGGACGGATAGAGCTTGAGATGAATCAGTGGAATGATATTGAAGACCAAATTCAAGGGCATGAAGTTAGTAAAGGGAAATGGCCAAGTCTCCAGAATTATCATGAGAAGCAAAGCACTGTCACAGTGATGGGATCGGGGATAAAAACTGTTGAGCACAAGGGATCGGGGATAAAAACTGTTGAGCACAATCAACATTTAGATGAACAGACAAAAGAACAAAGAAGTCAAACTCAAGAAAAGGTATTGCAGGCTATAAAAAAAAGAGTTCAAAAGTTGAATGTAATTAAAGATACAAAAGAAGGAGAACGGAAAAAACGAATGTATAAGCGAAGAACACAACCAAGTTTAGACGGTTTAGGAGGAACTGAACATGAGGACAGACAAAGCTCTATTTTGCAACCACAAATTGTTCCCTTTGTTGCAGCTGTAGATGAAACAGTTGACTATGTAGAGATCAAGCAAGAACAAGTAAATGATACTGCTGAGTATGAGGGTAATGCAATGGAAAGTGTTAAAAGATCTGGTTTGGAAGACATTGGAATGCAGAGTACTGTGAACACAGCACAGCAAGCAGCAACTGTTGCTGATATTGAGTTGGGTGTTTTGAATTCTGCAGAAACAAGACTAGTGATTGCTCAAGTACAACAAACAAGTGATACTACCTCTGCACCAGAATTTAAAGTGATGATGTATGTAAGATTTTCAGATCCAACAAACCCTCAAAGAGCATTCAGAATGGTTGTTCCGCTACCTAGAGACAACAGAGTGATGGAAAACCAGCCATCCTCTGAATTGTCTGCTCAAATGCCTGGACCGACTGGAATACAGAGTGCACAGGCTCCCGGAATCAAGGTGACAATGATGGTGCCTGGACTAAATTCAGCTGGAAATGCACAGGTGCCAGGAAATGTAATGACCACAACAATTCCGGTACTGACACAAGTGGGAAGAGCTCTGGATGCAGCTTCACCTGTTGTAACATCCCTTAATCAGGAGATTCAAGTGCGGACAAGACTACCGTATTCAATTGCCCAGAGCAGTCCGCAAATGAGATATGTGACTCAACAGTCACCAGTGGTGCAGAAAGCCAGTATGTTAAACCCAAATGTAGTTTTCCCTTTAATGGTTAGTCCAGTGCCAATCAAAGATGCTATTAACACCTCTATCCCGCCACATACACAAATGCTTTCTGTGGCATCCCAGCATATGCAACATGCACCTATGCCTGCAGTCCAAATTCCTGGTTCTAATGTACAGACAAAACCAATGTCTTCCTCACCAGCAGTTCCAGTGATACCAGCAGTGAATTTTAATAGATATTTAGATCAGTCAATGAAAAGGGTTCTTGCAGGTGATAACGACAACTCTAAATTCACAATGAAAATGCAAGAAAATCAGTCTACCATTCCCCCACAGAAGACATTTGTAGTTAAGAAAGTTCCAGCTGCAGGGACTTCAACTGCCGCAGATAGTAATGGAGACATGTATGAAAAAATTCATCAGTTTGCTTCAGCTGATAACGAAATACTAGAGAATGTGAACAAAGAGGAAATTATTGCGAGGCTACGAGGCTTGCTGCATCATGATTTTGTAGGATTTTATAATAGCGATATCATTCCAGGGTACGTCTTGAGATCATTAGACAATTTGCCAGAGCTTAGTTTCAGTAATCGAGAAATATATGATTTAGCTCGTCACTTGTTGAAAGACTTGAAGTCTCGTGCAGAAAAAGAATTCACTTCTGTCTCGAGTATGGGAGCTTTCAATAACTTAATCCCAGAAGAAAGAAACAAAGCTTTGCttaaacataagaaaaaatTGGAAGCTGAAGGCGAATTTCTGTCAGCATTGATTCGCAAAGTCACGGGACTTAATGCCTTAAAAGACCTGATGTTGCCAATTGAATTACACATGTTAAAGTCCATGAAAGAAAAGTACCTGGAAGACAAATGTGAGAAAGAAGAAGCTGGTGAACTTCAACCGAAAATAGTGAATACTTATTCTTTAGCCCCTCTGTCTAAGGGTATGAAGAATGACAACACTTTTGTTGAAAATGCTGTTGTAACAGGAGACAATATGAAGGACTTTGTACAGATAAAACTGGTTTCAGCAAACACAAATTTGAAATCATCGGGTGAGATATCTAAGAAGGTAATGATGTATGTATGCAGGGTTTGTAGTTGGGTGTATGCTGATAAGCCATCATTTCTGTGCCACTTCAAAGAGAGGCACATGTGTGAGGAAAAGATTGCTGTACCGGATATAGAACTTTTTCGCCAATTCATAACAGCCTTTTGCGGACTTTGTGGAATCAGGGACccatatcatttcaaaatacattacAATGACAAAGAAACTAAATCGAGTGTGAGAAGTACCTGTTCATGTGAACCGCTGATGTTCTACTCAACGTGGCAATTTAGGAACCACATGCAGTACCATAGGTACGGGGAGGCCGGGGCACCGTTTAAATGTAACAGATGTATGCAGTACTTCTGGTTCAAATCCACGTTCAAAATGCACCTGCTTATCACCCCATTGTCCTGTGGACGCACCATGATTAAGGATCATGATGAAAATTTGGAAAGTGGCAGTTTGAAAGGGGAGAAGCAAACGGGAGTAGAATTGCTGAGGAAACAGCTGAAAGTTTGGGGGAGGAAAAAGAAAAAGCTCGAGGAAATGAAACAGAAAATCGCATGTGCAATTgcaaaaagaaaaaatgaaaggTCGACTGGAGATAATAGTTTAATTGGATCAGAGTGA